A genomic stretch from Canis lupus baileyi chromosome 3, mCanLup2.hap1, whole genome shotgun sequence includes:
- the LOC140630034 gene encoding uncharacterized protein encodes MSSNLLLKRVGGVCSHLRLSSPTSGYACTTGHVRDCLRSFRAQQPKPGTALKTVNPRKETSWSHVATINIDKELWAVAKQGPREGVPHEGVCPESCLLHHPVPRKSEIWGRISESVWKAVVVLCVRVLGPLGQISRSRAFSIRHLPLAVLEAGASAGLGSPGALGEGPSCLSQLLGAPRVLWLEAVSLWSLSSRGLSSVSVSKLPCPYEDTRPWIHGRPDCSRTSVYLNYICKDPASKYGPILWFQVGVSLGGYSSPQDLPEEGQDRGGPEGASACRSRAGFGSRAATSWIPSSLELQGYELRTERAQHIDDTFT; translated from the coding sequence ATGAGTTCAAACCTTCTTTTGAAACGTGTAGGTGGTGTTTGCTCTCACCTGCGACTCAGCAGCCCTACTTCTGGGTACGCATGCACCACAGGGCATGTGCGAGACTGTTTGCGGTCATTCCGGGCCCAGCAACCCAAACCGGGAACTGCCCTCAAGACTGTGAATCCCAGAAAGGAGACATCATGGTCACATGTCGCCACAATAAACATTGATAAGGAGCTATGGGCTGTAGCTAAGCAGGGCCCACGTGAAGGAGTGCCACATGAAGGAGTCTGCCCTGAGAGCTGCCTACTGCACCATCCTGTTCCCAGAAAGTCTGAAATTTGGGGCAGAATCAGTGAATCTGTGTGGAAGGCAGTAGTGGTGCTTTgtgtcagggtcctggggccgCTGGGACAGATCAGCAGAAGCAGGGCCTTCAGCATCAGACATTTACCCCTTGCTGTCCTGGAGGCAGGGGCATCTGCAGGGCTGGGCTCCCCCGGGGCCCTAGGGGAGGGACCTTCCTGTCTCTCGCAGCTCCTGGGGGCTCCCAGAGTCCTGTGGTTGGAGGCTGTGTCCCTCTGGAGTCTGTCTTCCCGaggcctctcctctgtgtctgtgtccaaacttCCCTGTCCCTATGAGGACACCCGTCCTTGGATCCATGGCCGACCCGACTGCAGCAGGACCTCAGTgtatcttaattacatctgcaaagaccctgctTCCAAATACGGTCCCATTCTGTGGTTCCAGGTGGGCGTGAGCTTGGGCGGCTACTCTTCACCCCAGGACCTGCCTGAGGAGGGCCAGGACAGGGGAGGTCCTGAGGGTGCTTCCGCTTGCAGGTCACGTGCTGGTTTTGGTTCCAGGGCAGCAACCTCGTGGATCCCATCAAGCCTTGAACTCCAAGGGTACGAGCTGCGTACAGAGCGTGCACAACACATCGATGACACATTTACATGA